The Macrobrachium nipponense isolate FS-2020 chromosome 27, ASM1510439v2, whole genome shotgun sequence genome includes a region encoding these proteins:
- the LOC135200658 gene encoding uncharacterized protein LOC135200658, translating to MQNELEEVTEKLSEMVARQYLVTPRGQIIATTLLTRRRRHKFVRAVSRGLLPPETPPSLRRSRKRRLPGLMGMDPVDDELEAGHDDGDKEGSESDIVLMLLLGLQA from the exons ATGCAG AATGAATTAGAGGAAGTGACAGAGAAGCTCTCAGAAATGGTGGCACGACAGTACCTTGTTACTCCTCGAGGGCAGATTATTGCCACAACTTTGTTGACACGCAGAAGAAGACATAAATTTGTACGAGCTGTGAGTAGAGGTCTCTTACCTCCTGAAACACCTCCATCACTTCGTAGATCTCGGAAACGACGTTTGCCAGGCCTTATGGGAATGGATCCTGTTGATGAT GAATTAGAGGCTGGTCATGATGATGGTGACAAGGAAGGGAGTGAATCAGATATTGTGCTGATGCTGCTCCTGGGCCTTCAAGCATAA